A window of the Physeter macrocephalus isolate SW-GA chromosome 7, ASM283717v5, whole genome shotgun sequence genome harbors these coding sequences:
- the PABPC4L gene encoding polyadenylate-binding protein 4-like has protein sequence MHVAAKYRQASLYVGDLHADVTEDLLFKKFSAVGPVLSIRICRDLVTRRSLGYAYVNFLQLADAQKALDTMNFDPIKGKSIRLMWSQRDAYLRKSGIGNVFIKNLDRSIDNKTLYEHFSSFGKILSSKVMSDDHGSRGYAFVHFQNQIAADRAIQEMNGALLKDCRLFVGRFKSRKDREAELQNKASEFTNVYIKNFGDDMDDERLKEVFSKYGKTLSVKVMTDSSGKSKGFGFVSFDSHEAAKKAVEEMNGKDINGQLLFVGRAQKKAERQAELKQMFEQLKQERFRRCRGAKLYIKNLDETIDDEKLRREFSSFGSISRVTVMQEEGRSKGFGLICFSSPEEATKAMTEMNGRILGSKPLNIALAQRP, from the coding sequence ATGCATGTAGCAGCCAAGTACCGCCAGGCCTCCCTGTACGTGGGTGACCTCCACGCGGACGTCACCGAGGACCTGCTGTTCAAGAAGTTCAGCGCCGTGGGGCCCGTGCTGTCCATCCGCATCTGCAGAGACCTGGTCACCCGCCGCTCCCTGGGCTATGCCTACGTGAACTTTCTGCAGCTGGCGGATGCCCAGAAGGCCCTGGACACCATGAACTTTGACCCGATAAAGGGCAAATCCATCCGTCTCATGTGGTCTCAGCGTGACGCCTACTTGAGGAAATCTGGAATTGGGAACGTGTTCATCAAGAATCTGGACAGATCCATTGATAACAAAACCCTTTATGAACACTTTTCGTCTTTTGGGAAGATCCTGTCCTCCAAGGTGATGAGTGATGATCACGGCTCCAGGGGCTATGCGTTCGTGCACTTCCAGAACCAGATTGCCGCCGACAGGGCCATCCAGGAGATGAATGGGGCACTGCTTAAGGACTGCAGGCTGTTTGTTGGCAGATTCAAAAGCCGCAAAGATCGGGAAGCCGAGCTCCAAAACAAAGCCAGTGAGTTCACCAATGTTTACATCAAAAACTTCGGAGATGACATGGATGATGAGAGACTGAAGGAAGTTTTCAGCAAATATGGAAAAACCCTGAGTGTTAAGGTGATGACAGATTCCAGTGGGAAATCCAAAGGCTTTGGCTTTGTGAGTTTTGATAGCCACGAGGCTGCCAAAAAGgctgttgaagaaatgaatggaaaggaCATAAATGGACAACTGCTTTTTGTAGGCCGGGCACAAAAGAAAGCAGAGCGACAGGCTGAGTTAAAGCAAATGTTTGAGCAGCTGAAACAGGAAAGATTTCGGCGGTGCCGGGGGGCAAAGCTCTATATTAAGAACCTGGATGAGACCATTGATGATGAAAAGCTACGGAGGGAATTTTCTTCATTTGGATCAATTAGCAGAGTTACGGTAATGCAGGAAGAAGGGCGAAGCAAAGGGTTTGGCCTGATCTGCTTCTCCTCTCCTGAGGAGGCCACTAAAGCAATGACTGAGATGAATGGCCGCATCTTGGGCTCCAAGCCCCTCAACATCGCCCTGGCGCAGAGGCCCTAG